The following DNA comes from Candidatus Bathyanammoxibius amoris.
CCTGGTTATAATGTTGTGGACGAAGCGGACGACGGGCGCCTCTGAGGCCATATCCTTTAGCTTCTCTATATCTTCAGCAACCCCTATCCCTACATCTATACCCCCTATCACACTGTCGGGTTCCTTTTCTCTCTCCGTCTCATAGACTTCATCAAGGCCCTGTCGGATGTCCCTCTCACTACCCACGTAGATGTTAAACTTCTTCACATTCAACTTTGCCCTGGCCGTATGGTAAAGGGTTTCAACCAGGGTAATGTCCTCCGGGTGTGCAACTGCGATATCCAGCTCTCCGTCTGACAACCTTAGGGGAAGTATCTCGTTACCACGGAGAAAGTTGTATGGTAATTCCTCCAGGAGAGGGTAGTTCTCCTTCCTCTTTTTCTTCCATACAGGGAAATTGAACCGGATACTTTGTGCATATCTGAGGTCTTCCTCAGAAACCATGCCCAACTGCAGGAGTATCTGCCAGTCTTTCTGGCCCGTTTCCTGCCGTACACCTCTCACCCTCTCAATATCCAGCTCAGAGATTTTCTCCTGCTGGTGTAGAATCTCCAGCAGACTCTTTCTTTCTTTAATCTCTTCCAAAGTACTTTACTCCCAGCTTACTATGTCCGCAGCTTCTCCTTCGCCGCCTTCATTTCTGTTAGACCCATAAGAAACTATCTCATAGTCGCCATACTCACCAGGATAGCTGTAAATATAGGATTCCCCCCACGGGTCGTTGGGTATGACCCTTTTTCTCAGATAAGGCCCATGCCAGTTAAGTACGTTATCGGGTCTTTCTACCAGGACCTGGAGCCCCTGTGCCTCTGACGGATATTCTCCCGTATCTAACCTGTACGTCTCAAGAGCCGTTCCAAAAGACTCTATCTGGGCACGGGCGATAACGGTCTTGGATTTGCCTATTCTCCCTATCAACCTTGGCGCTACTATGGAGGCAATTAAGCCTATGATGGCTACCACAATCAATATTTCCAAAAGTGTGAAGCCGGCTCTCCGGCCAGTAATCAGTTTTGAGGGCATATGAACCCTGGTGAGTTCACCCGCAAGCAACTCCATGCTGTGGCCTGTCGCCTGCGTCGAATCTTCGCGCATTACGGTCTTCATAGATATCTCCCTAATGGTATCTGCACGTTGGCATGCTGCTTAACGGGTCAATACTTATTACCGCCCTGCGTTTGTGCTTATCATTAATGTAAAGCCTTTGACTTGTGTTCCTGCCGCTAGGAGAGAACACGGCCAATGTGGAGTCCTTACTATCTAAGGGCAGGCTTAACCGCAACCCTTTAGGGGCAGGAAACTCTCTGCCATCCGACCTCGTCAGTCTATTCCCTTCCAACTTCAAACGTAGTGTATCTCCTTTTACCACGGCATCCAGATGAGACCGCCTAAGAAAACTAATGGTTAACACTACTCCCCTCCTGAACTCCATGGCACCCATAGTGGACACCATCCTGGGCACACCCAAACCCAGAAGGGCAAGGGCTATGCTTAATACTACTAGCAGTTCCAGCAGCGTAAACCCACAGACCTGTTTATATCTGATGCGAAGCATAAACTCCACCCGGTATGCAACCCGTTCTAACCAAAGCGTAAAGCAAAAGAGCTCTTCTTCTTAATTCCCTTATTTCTACCTCTTGAAAACGTCCACAGTATCGCTACCGGTAATGGACTTACCTGAAATCGTTTTGGCCTTCAGCACGCCTTTCACATCACCCGGCTTGAGTCCAGCCTTATTTGTCATAAATGAAAGAAGCTTACCACACTCTGTAGCTAAAAAGCAAACTTCATGGTGTATGGTAATCAATAACCACAAGATTAAATACTCTCCGTGAGGCTGAAGATAGAGCTGAGTAACGATACTACTATAACGCCAATGACCAGCCCCATGAACAATATAAGCAGCGGTTCCAGGAGGGTGACAATCCTTTTGACCTTTTCCTCCAGTTCTCGGTCTTGATTATCTGCCACCTTCAGGAGCATCTTATCCATACAGCCTGTTTCCTCTCCTACCGCTAATATGTGTATGTTTAGCCCCGGGAGAAACCCCCTCTTGGCAAGTGAGGCAGTAAGACTCATACCCTGTCTTACTTCAGTCCTTGTCCTATTTATGCAATCTGAGAGGTAGGTATTGGTAAGGGTGCTCTGAACTATCTCCAGGGATGGTACCAGTGGGAGTCCGTTTTCCAGTAGTGTCCCCAGGGTGCGGGCAAACCTTGAGGTCTCCATCTCCCAATATACATTGCCTATGTAGGGCGTCTTTAGTTTGACACGGTCTACCTTTCCTCTTATTAACCTGTTCCTTTTAAGTGCCAGTATATAAAGTATATAAAGTAGCAGTAAGCCCAGCAGGACGGCCCAACCATAGCCGGATATGATTCCGCTTATGCCTCCGAGTATGTAAATAGGCAAAGGGGTAGGCATATCCATGCTGTCAAAGATCTCTGTAAAGGTAGGGACTACAAACGTCACAATAATTATTATGGCTAGTAGGCCGGTAAAGAGGAGTATCAAGGGGTATATCAGGGCGGAAATTACTGCACTCCTCATCCTTTCAATTCTTTCTTCATACTGTGTGAGCCTTTTCAGTACACCCGGCAGTACGCCTCCTTCTTCGCCGGCCCTGATCATACTGATGTGTACAGTGGAAAATATCCCGGGGTAATCAGAGAGCGCATTGGCCAGAGAACGACCGGCCTTCAGTGAACTGAGAACGTCCTCCAGTATAGCCTTAGTAGCTTTGTTCTTCTGGGTGTTGGCCAAAATCCTGAGACTCTTATCTA
Coding sequences within:
- the gspG gene encoding type II secretion system major pseudopilin GspG; the encoded protein is MKTVMREDSTQATGHSMELLAGELTRVHMPSKLITGRRAGFTLLEILIVVAIIGLIASIVAPRLIGRIGKSKTVIARAQIESFGTALETYRLDTGEYPSEAQGLQVLVERPDNVLNWHGPYLRKRVIPNDPWGESYIYSYPGEYGDYEIVSYGSNRNEGGEGEAADIVSWE
- a CDS encoding prepilin-type N-terminal cleavage/methylation domain-containing protein, with protein sequence MLRIRYKQVCGFTLLELLVVLSIALALLGLGVPRMVSTMGAMEFRRGVVLTISFLRRSHLDAVVKGDTLRLKLEGNRLTRSDGREFPAPKGLRLSLPLDSKDSTLAVFSPSGRNTSQRLYINDKHKRRAVISIDPLSSMPTCRYH
- a CDS encoding type II secretion system F family protein, translated to MMKTFSYQVISTANRVTEGQRDALNKAQLVEELKKQGYVVLKVKETGRKRKNIPRRAPKKVVYLFTRELATLLEGGVPIDKSLRILANTQKNKATKAILEDVLSSLKAGRSLANALSDYPGIFSTVHISMIRAGEEGGVLPGVLKRLTQYEERIERMRSAVISALIYPLILLFTGLLAIIIIVTFVVPTFTEIFDSMDMPTPLPIYILGGISGIISGYGWAVLLGLLLLYILYILALKRNRLIRGKVDRVKLKTPYIGNVYWEMETSRFARTLGTLLENGLPLVPSLEIVQSTLTNTYLSDCINRTRTEVRQGMSLTASLAKRGFLPGLNIHILAVGEETGCMDKMLLKVADNQDRELEEKVKRIVTLLEPLLILFMGLVIGVIVVSLLSSIFSLTESI